One part of the Nematostella vectensis chromosome 8, jaNemVect1.1, whole genome shotgun sequence genome encodes these proteins:
- the LOC5505906 gene encoding DNA (cytosine-5)-methyltransferase 1, with the protein MVACEEILAPEVISQRLQDLEAEFLDGDLTEKGYIKKKCKLLKSSLPSDVKTRLTQLEQRFAEKRITEDKYLSLMKQLLNEKTQTQESNGHTSSSHVNQNGVAMPTDQGVSSEVSTEPALSSTLSSSGMADRVDNKGGNSESEVEGVGGSDMDVDSGVASDAMTSDFSQPSASSKSSDEETETPAKKQQKAKHSSQKKKGKKSSPMRQAGITEMFSKVSTKRKETEKDEGVTGCSSVDEEAKSAQEEKKQKLVDDEHEQKDKESYGLRENNSQNTNTVKNEKPQPPARCKECRQLIDSPDLCLFAGDPADAVEEFVALVDPRLSLFSGDEEQFDSYEDKPQHKITNFSVYDKNTHLCAFDTGLIEKNVELFISGYVKPIYDENPSPEGGVPTKILGPINEWWTAGFDGGENALIGLTTAYGEYFLMNPSKEYAPFIHTMREKIQLSKIVIEFLLNNPEARYEDLLNKVQVSVPPEGCPSFTEDSLLRHAQFLVEQIENYDSAGDTDELPLIVTPCIRDFIKLAGVTLGKRRTARKIKVKSRAELKKKQAPTKATTTELVRHIFDIFFQNQIDGKNGNAPRRKRCGVCETCQQPNCGKCSACRDMVKFGGTGKSKQCCINRRCPNMMVREADDDEGLEDEEKDDNGDKENKAESPHKPHHKTIKGQKTIKTKVEWLGEPAWIEGKKKYYSSVLINKKKVSLGDFVKVCPDDPHIPLYIGCVQYMWESSSGEKLFHARWMTRGAETVLGETADSAELFLCDDCDDNPLGSVLETCEVTYKDPSVDWLQGSAGMEIETSDDEHNDNTFFYHKWYHPEMGRFVDPPPEYQTKVDRTQQKFCESCIRISAEEKLREPTVQERIDDNMDKTSKEFYRSFTLNGSEFTVSDCVYLDPEAFSFNVRPKESKPHKREGSVDEDLYPEYYRKSSEYVKGSNQNVPEPLRIGRIKSIYVKSSSGKLKGDGDDVMLTVTKFYRPENTHKGANASHQADLNLLYWTDEEAKVSALSVKGKCMVACGEDIHSSIQEYSSKGDCFYYLEAYNSQTKEFEELPPQARDCSSKGKGKGKGKGKGKGKSSADSGPESCMHDQQKEAHVRKLRSLDVFAGCGGLSEGLHQAGVAESLWAIEKEEPAAQAYRLNNPGCTVFTDDCNTLLKLAMEGEATNSTGQKIPQRGEVELLCGGPPCQGFSGMNRFNTREYSLFKNSLVVSYLSYCDFYRPRFFILENVRNFVSFKKSMVLKLTLRCLLRMGYQCTFGVLQAGCYGVPQTRRRAIIMAAAPGEELPLYPEPTHCFSPRTCQLTVMVDEKKFTSNITRTASAPYRTITVRDAMSDLPEIRNGASAAESSYEGEAISHFQRQIRGNQYQPLLRDHICKEMSALVEARMRHIPLAPGSDWRDLPNKEIRLSDGTYSKKLQYTHHDKKNEKGSSQRLRGVCSCAEGRPCEPADRQFNTLIPWCLPHTGNRHNHWAGLYGRLEWDGYFSTTITNPEPMGKQGRVLHPEQHRVVSVRECARSQGFPDTYRFYGSILDKHRQVGNAVPPPLAAAIGREIKKGLELTQGVRKKDESKMDITS; encoded by the exons ATGGTTGCCTGCGAAGAAATTCTAGCTCCCGAAGTGATTTCACAGAG GTTACAAGACTTAGAGGCGGAATTTCTCGACGGAGACCTGACTGAAAAG ggatatataaaaaagaaatgcaagTTGCTGAAGTCATCTTTACCCTCCGATGTAAAAACGAG GCTGACACAACTTGAGCAAAGATTTGCTGAAAAAAGGATCACCGAG GACAAATATCTATCCTTAATGAAGCAATTGTTGAATGagaaaactcaaactcaaGAATCAAATGGCCACACCAGCTCCtcacatgtcaatcaaaatgGAGTTGCCATGCCAACTGATCAGGGTGTGTCCAGTGAGGTTAGCACAGAGCCAGCACTCTCATCTACCTTGTCTTCAAGTGGCATGGCTGATAGAGTTGACAACAAGGGTGGGAATTCAGAATCCGAGGTCGAGGGTGTCGGTGGTAGTGACATGGACGTTGATAGTGGTGTGGCATCAGATGCAATGACTAGTGACTTTTCGCAACCATCTGCAAGCTCCAAAAGCTCTGATGAAG AAACAGAAACCCCTGCAAAAAAGCAACAGAAAGCAAAACATAGCTCACAG AAAAAGAAAGGCAAAAAATCAAGCCCAATGCGGCAAGCAGGAATCACTGAAATGTTTAGTAAAGT CTCTACAAAGCGTAAAGAAACGGAGAAAGATGAAGGCGTCACAGGTTGCAGTAGTGTGGATGAGGAGGCAAAGTCTGCACAG GAggagaaaaagcaaaaattgGTTGATGATGAGCATGAGCAGAAAGATAAGGAAAG CTATGGCTTGAGGGAGAACAATTCCCAGAATACAAACACtgtgaaaaatgaaaaacctCAG cCCCCTGCAAGATGTAAAGAATGCCGTCAGCTTATTGACAGCCCTGACCTGTGTCTTTTTGCTGGAGACCCTGCAGATGCAGTGGAGGAGTTTGTGGCATTAGTTGATCCTCGCTTGTCACTCTTCAGTGGTGACGAGGAGCAATTTGACAGCTATGAGGACAAGCCACAACACAAAATTACTAACTTTAG TGTCTATGACAAAAACACCCATTTGTGTGCCTTTGACACTGGATTGATCGAGAAGAATGTGGAGCTTTTCATAAGTGGATATGTAAAACCAATTTATGATGAAAACCCCAGCCCTGAAG GTGGGGTTCCAACCAAGATCTTAGGGCCTATCAATGAATGGTGGACGGCAGGTTTTGATGGTGGTGAGAATGCTCTCATTGGATTGACCACAG CATATGGTGAATACTTCCTTATGAACCCATCCAAGGAATATGCTCCATTTATTCATACCATGAGGGAGAAGATCCAGCTTAGCAAG ATTGTAATTGAGTTCCTTCTGAACAATCCAGAGGCGAGATATGAAGATCTTCTGAATAAAGTTCAG GTTTCTGTCCCCCCTGAAGGCTGTCCTAGCTTCACTGAGGATTCTCTGCTAAGACATGCACAGTTCCTAGTTGAACAG atTGAAAACTATGACTCGGCGGGTGATACTGATGAGCTACCCCTCATCGTCACACCCTGCATCAGGGATTTCATCAAACTTGCTGGAGTTACCCTGGGAAAAAG gCGTACTGCACGTAAAATCAAAGTAAAATCCAGAGCAGAGTTGAAGAAGAAACAAGCGCCTACCAAG GCAACCACCACAGAGCTTGTACGGCATATCTTCGACATCTTCTTCCAAAACCAAATCGATGGAAAGAATGGAAATGCCCCAAGACGCAAGCGATGCGGTGTGTGTGAGACATGTCAGCAGCCAAACTGTGGAAAATGCAGTGCTTGTCGTGACATGGTCAAGTTTGGCGGCACTGGCAAGTCCAAACAGTGCTGCATAAACCGGCG ctGTCCTAACATGATGGTGAGAGAGGCTGATGACGATGAAGGCTTGGAGGATGAGGAGAAAGATGACAAT GGTGATAAAGAGAACAAGGCTGAAAGCCCGCACAAGCCTCACCACAAAACCATTAAGGGACAAAAGACTATCAAG ACGAAGGTAGAATGGCTGGGGGAGCCTGCATGGATTGaagggaaaaagaaatacTACTCCAGTGTTCTCATCAACAAGAAAAAG GTCTCTTTGGGTGACTTCGTGAAGGTGTGCCCAGATGACCCTCACATCCCACTTTATATCGGCTGCgttcagtacatgtgggagtCGAGCAGTGGCGAGAAGTTATTCCACGCACGCTGGATGACACGTGGAGCCGAGACCGTGCTGGGTGAGACTGCTGACTCTGCTGAGCTGTTCCTGTGCGATGACTGTGATGACAACCCTCTTGGATCTGTACTTGAGACGTGTGAG GTGACATACAAGGACCCATCCGTCGACTGGCTGCAAGGAAGCGCCGGCATGGAGATCGAGACATCAGATGACGAGCATAACGACAACACGTTCTTCTATCACAAATG GTATCACCCAGAAATGGGACGTTTTGTTGATCCGCCACCTGAGTACCAAACCAAAGTGGACCGCACACAGCAAAAGTTTTGTGAGAGCTGTATCAGGATTTCTGCTGAAGAGAAG CTACGAGAACCCACTGTTCAAGAGAGGATTGATGATAACATGGACAAAACCTCAAAAGAATTTTACAG ATCTTTCACCCTGAATGGTTCTGAGTTTACCGTCAGTGACTGTGTTTATCTGGACCCGGAAGCCTTCTCATTCAA TGTCAGGCCAAAAGAATCCAAACCGCACAAACGCGAGGGTTCT GTTGATGAAGACCTCTACCCCGAGTATTACCGGAAGTCCTCAGAATACGTGAAAGGAAGCAATCAGAACGTGCCCGAACCACTTCGGATTG GACGTATTAAGAGCATTTACGTGAAGAGCTCCTCGGGAAAGCTGAAGGGTGACGGGGATGACGTTATGCTGACTGTCACTAAGTTTTACAG ACCCGAGAATACCCACAAAGGTGCAAACGCAAGCCACCAGGCTGACCTAAACCTGCTTTACTGGACTGACGAAG AGGCTAAAGTATCAGCTTTAAGTGTTAAAGGAAAATGCATGGTGGCTTGTGGAGAAGACATTCACTCCTCCATCCAAGAGTACAGCTCTAAAGGAGACTGCTTCTACTACCTGGAG GCTTATAACAGTCAGACAAAGGAATTCGAAGAACTTCCTCCCCAAGCAAGAGACTGTTCAAGCAAGGGCAAG GGTAAAGGGAAGGGCAAAGGAAAGGGCAAGGGGAAATCGTCTGCTGACAGCGGTCCTGAGAGCTGCATGCATGACCAGCAGAAGGAGGCCCATGTGCGCAAGTTGCGATCCCTTGATGTGTTCGCAGGCTGTGGGG GTTTATCAGAGGGCCTCCATCAAGCTGGTGTTGCGGAGTCCCTGTGGGCCATTGAGAAGGAAGAACCTGCTGCGCAGGCGTACCGTTTGAATAACCCCGGATGTACGGTCTTTACTGATGACTGCAACACTCTACTCAAGCTGGCCATGGAG GGAGAAGCTACTAACTCAACTGGACAAAAGATCCCCCAGAGGGGTGAGGTCGAACTGCTTTGCGGTGGTCCCCCTTGCCAGGGGTTCAGTGGAATGAACCGATTCAACACGAGGGAATACTCTCTCTTCAAG AACTCGCTGGTGGTTTCCTACTTGTCTTACTGTGACTTCTATCGGCCACGATTCTTCATTCTGGAGAATGTGCGCAACTTCGTGTCCTTCAAGAAGAGCATGGTGCTCAAGCTTACGTTACGCTGTCTCCTGAGGATGGGGTACCAG TGTACTTTCGGAGTCCTGCAAGCTGGTTGTTACGGAGTGCCCCAAACACGACGAAG GGCGATCATCATGGCGGCTGCGCCGGGTGAGGAGTTACCGCTGTACCCTGAGCCCACGCATTGCTTCTCCCCTCGCACGTGTCAGCTGACGGTCATGGTGGATGAGAAGAAG TTCACGTCCAACATCACGCGTACGGCGAGTGCACCGTATCGCACTATCACCGTGAGGGACGCCATGTCCGACCTACCGGAAATACGCAACGGGGCGTCCGCAGCAGAGAGTTCATATGAGGGCGAGGCGATATCGCACTTCCAGCGTCAG ATCCGGGGGAACCAATACCAGCCCTTGCTAAGGGACCATATCTGTAAGGAGATGAGCGCCCTTGTTGAGGCCCGGATGAGGCACATCCCCTTGGCCCCAGGCTCCGACTGGAGGGACCTACCAAATAAGGAAATTCGCCTCTCCGATGGAACATACAGCAAGAAACT CCAATACACGCACCACGACAAGAAAAACGAGAAAGGCTCAAGTCAGCGGCTACGTGGTGTCTGCTCATGCGCAGAGGGCCGCCCTTGTGAGCCCGCTGACCGGCAGTTTAACACACTCATCCCGTGGTGTCTCCCTCACACCGGCAACCGCCACAACCACTGGGCGGGGCTTTACGGTCGCCTGGAGTGGGACGGGTACTTCAGTACTACCATTACCAACCCTGAGCCAATGGGAAAACAG GGTCGTGTCCTTCACCCGGAGCAACACCGTGTGGTCAGCGTCAGAGAATGCGCTCGTTCCCAGGGATTCCCGGACACCTATCGTTTCTATGGCAGCATCCTTGACAAGCACCGACAAGTCGGCAACGCCGTCCCACCTCCTCTCGCGGCCGCCATTGGCCGAGAGATCAAAAAGGGCCTGGAGCTGACTCAAGGAGTAAGGAAGAAAGACGAGAGCAAGATGGATATTACGTCATAG
- the LOC5499154 gene encoding pancreatic secretory granule membrane major glycoprotein GP2, which yields MTCTKMLLSAAVIVLVLLSSFCATYGQSECSNYVTLNTIDRSQNSHNNGNVQCDSGLSGWYRISGDAGYRMPTSCTREFYCGTDAAGWLNGAHPSVADGVVTRTVCYSYRNDCCMWSNNIRVRNCGEFYVYELSAPPGCLFRYCGNGAASNCRNGGYCNYGGTCQIDESGGRCACLPGYTGARCETGYGNNITCGENFMEIELDRTVYSSDPQDYHLRHKECRGRVQGDAMVLRTRLDDCGTTHQQTSNTITYTNVVSTYYKEEDDRNSSGITRARNFHFPFTCSYGRRQTVSSSSYSHVGSFMASEGSYGNFTFKMALYRNQSYSSSYESREYPISIALNEPLYVEYSVTSSTANIVVFAETCRATTTGKPNTLPQYDFVKDGCAVDDTMTYNYTLNRVQRFTIRSFRFIANHPVIYLHCFLMVCHTNASDSRCQRGCAQPMRARRHIESGMHDSVTGISDSVTGMRDRVRRDTVVDGSMLYEITPGPIRKKAAEEKDKKRASTKGQGGANLSPALVGVGATFGGLFLVVCAILVFVLYRKRIKPEVPVQMGHVTSYEQSGVTDDEGPSK from the exons ATGACTTGCACGAAGATGTTGTTAAGCGCGGCTGTTATTGTCCTGGTTTTGCTGTCAAGTTTCTGCGCGACTTACGGGCAGTCAG AGTGTAGCAACTATGTGACTCTCAACACTATCGACCGCTCGCAAAACTCACATAACAACGGTAATGTCCAGTGTGACAGCGGCCTTAGCGGATGGTACCGCATCTCCGGTGACGCAGGGTACCGCATGCCGACATCGTGTACGCGGGAATTTTACTGTGGTACAGATGCTGCCGGCTGGTTGAACGGCGCACACCCTTCAGTCGCTGACGGAGTTGTCACCAGGACAGTTTGTTACAGCTACAGGAATGATTGCTGCATGTGGAGCAACAACATCCGCGTGAGGAACTGCGGCGAGTTCTACGTGTACGAGTTAAGTGCACCGCCAGGCTGCTTATTTCGCTACTGCGGCAATGGAGCAG CAAGTAATTGCCGTAATGGCGGATATTGTAACTATGGAGGCACGTGCCAAATAGACGAATCAGGTGGACGATGTGCATGTCTGCCGGGGTATACTGGAGCGCGATGTGAAACAG GTTATGGTAATAACATCACATGTGGCGAGAACTTCATGGAGATCGAGTTGGACAGAACCGTGTACAGTTCTGACCCCCAGGACTATCATCTGAGGCACAAGGAGTGTCGAGGCCGAGTGCAGGGTGACGCCATGGTGCTGAGGACACGTCTGGACGACTGCGGTACGACTCACCAGCAGACCAGCAACACCATCACCTACACCAACGTG GTCAGCACGTACTACAAAGAAGAGGACGACCGCAACTCGTCTGGAATAACTAGAGCACGGAATTTTCACTTTCCGTTCACTTGCTCCTACGGACGAAGACAAACAGTCAGTAGCTCAAGCTACAGCCACGTAGGGAGCTTTATGGCGTCTGAAG GCTCGTACGGCAACTTCACGTTCAAGATGGCTCTCTATCGTAACCAAAGCTACAGCTCATCATACGAGTCTCGCGAGTATCCAATCAGCATCGCGCTCAACGAGCCCCTCTACGTGGAGTACAGTGTGACGTCATCCACAGCGAACATCGTGGTGTTTGCCGAGACGTGCCGTGCGACCACCACAGGCAAACCGAACACCTTGCCTCAGTACGACTTTGTGAAGGATGG CTGCGCGGTGGACGACACGATGACGTATAACTACACGCTGAACCGAGTGCAGAGGTTCACGATCCGCTCATTCCGCTTCATTGCCAACCACCCCGTGATCTATCTGCACTGCTTCCTTATGGTGTGTCACACGAACGCCTCAGACTCACGCTGCCAGAGAGGATGTGCtcaaccaatgagagcgcgCCGACACATCGAGTCTGGAATGCACGACAGCGTGACTGGAATTAGTGACAGCGTGACTGGAATGCGTGACCGTGTGCGACGTGATACAGTCGTTGATGGCTCCATGTTGTATGAGATCACACCGGGGCCCATAAGAAAGAAGGCAGCGGAAGAAAAAGATAAGAAAAGGGCTTCCACCAAAGGACAGG GTGGTGCCAACTTGAGCCCAGCcctggtgggggtgggggcgaCGTTTGGCGGTCTGTTTCTTGTGGTCTGCGCCATCTTGGTTTTCGTCCTTTACCGGAAGAGAATCAAACCGGAAGTGCCTGTCCAGATGGGTCATGTGACCTCCTACGAGCAAAGCGGTGTGACGGATGACGAAGGACCGTCCAAGTGA